Proteins encoded within one genomic window of Bombus terrestris chromosome 11, iyBomTerr1.2, whole genome shotgun sequence:
- the LOC100649344 gene encoding katanin p80 WD40 repeat-containing subunit B1 isoform X1 — translation MASSTKRSWKLQDFVAHSSNVNCLALGHKSGRVLVTGGDDKKVNLWAVGKQNCIMSLSGHTTPIECVRFGQTEDLVCAGSQTGALKIWDLEHAKLARTLTGHKAGIRCMDFHPYGELLASGSLDTAIKLWDIRRKGCIFTYKGHNRMVNSLKFSPDGQWIASAGEEGMVKLWDLRAGRQLREFSEHRGPATTVEFHPHEFLLASGSADRTVHFWDLESFQLVSSTDQSHSSAIRCLYFSQGGECLFAGCHDVLKVYGWEPGRTLDSVPTGWGKVQDIAIAQNQLIGASFHTANIVLYVCDLKKIAPLGGVSTSGSPFSHGNSLRKSFSRERPPGLKKHTLDVRTIEEADKSGTDPEDEATYADIPNVTEYHDIFQPNRSLSRTPPPEPEAFPEPQDVDPTQPQILQNLSTSMSNLNTVDTEEVPPISSPSSPPPPAPTLSLTKPVPVRVQPIKSSPPVQRNAITSTSQIKANLQANNGLGRTSKNLASIPPLRQNITPLPGKKSGPTNDIGTLPQPLGPQRSNSTLTPRVAPMAAVLPVMDDGKLKNRAPSPDSPKHYLKRQSSCRDGEQGYESDYPVQINNIRHSPSDPALNRPNSAQSRSTSLNRNFATSTSLSARNASTTTTFVIKKANKAQVPPNPKLEVRASQIRPNIENTEKGEFVPISADKPYGLDVETFLPNHFATSTGLGFSQMGVLNEMSEAEVLNSMMRGHESMMAVLTSRHRSLQIIYSLWHNKDLKAAVESAVAMNDLSVIVDLLGILTLKPTMWNLDLCNSLLGPIGDLLQSKYEMYITVGCSGLRLILRNFASVIKSNVEAPLHTIGVDVSREERYHKCLSCYEKLSTIRGVLLKKQTTPGKLGALFREMVVLIRSLE, via the exons GGGACCTAGAACATGCTAAATTAGCCCGTACATTAACTGGGCACAAAGCAGGCATACGTTGTATGGACTTTCATCCTTATGGAGAATTATTAGCATCAGGAAGTTTAGACACTGCTATTAAACTTTGGGATATCCGAAGGAAAGGTTGTATCTTCACTTATAAAGGACACAATAGGATGgtaaatagtttaaaatttaGTCCTGATGGTCAGTGGATTGCTAGTGCAGGAGAAGAAGGAATGGTTAAG TTATGGGATTTAAGGGCTGGTAGACAGTTAAGAGAGTTTTCTGAACACAGAGGTCCAGCAACAACAGTGGAATTTCATCCTCATGAATTCTTACTAGCCAGTGGAAGTGCAGACAGAACAGTTCACTTTTGGGATTTGGAATCTTTTCAACTTGTATCTTCTACAGACCAAAGTCATTCCTCTGCAATCAG ATGTCTCTACTTCAGTCAGGGTGGAGAATGTCTTTTTGCTGGTTGCCATGATGTATTAAAAGTTTATGGTTGGGAACCAGGTAGAACATTAGATTCAGTCCCAACTGGCTGGGGAAAGGTACAGGATATAGCCATCGCTCAAAATCAACTG ATTGGTGCAAGTTTTCACACCGCAAACATTGTTTTGTACGTGTGTGACTTAAAGAAAATTGCACCATTAGGGGGAGTATCAACATCCGGCTCTCCATTTAGTCATGGGAATTCGTTAAGGAAAAGTTTTTCTAGGGAAAGGCCACCTGGATTAAAAAAACACAC ATTAGACGTACGGACCATAGAAGAAGCAGACAAGTCTGGAACTGATCCTGAAGATGAAGCAACATATGCAGATATTCCTAATGTCACTGAATATCATGACATATTTCAACCTAACAGGTCAT TGTCTCGCACTCCACCTCCAGAACCTGAGGCTTTCCCGGAGCCTCAAGATGTAG ATCCTACACAGCCACAGATACTACAAAATCTTTCTACCTCAATGTCAAATTTAAATACGGTGGATACAGAAGAAGTTCCACCTATCTCATCACCGTCATCTCCGCCTCCACCCGCACCAACGTTATCGTTGACAAAACCTGTACCAGTTCGTGTTCAACCGATTAAATCGTCGCCGCCAGTTCAAAGAAATGCAATTACGAGTACTAgccaaataaaagcaaaccttCAAGCAAATAACGGTCTTGGTAGAACATCAAAAAATCTCGCGTCTATACCACCTCTAAGACAAAACATTACACCTCTTCCCGGGAAAAAAAGCGGTCCTACCAATGATATAGGAACACTTCCACAACCTTTGGGCCCGCAAAGGTCAAACTCTACGCTGACGCCACGTGTAGCACCAATGGCTGCTGTTCTTCCAGTAATGGATGATGGAAAACTAAAGAACAGAGCACCTAGCCCGGATTCTCCTAAGCATTACTTGAAAAGACAGAGTAGCTGCAGAGATGGAGAACAGGGTTATGAAAGCGATTACCCGGTACA AATTAATAATATAAGGCACAGCCCCTCCGACCCTGCGTTAAACAGGCCAAATTCTGCGCAATCTAGGTCTACTTCGCTGAACAGAAACTTTGCTACCTCAACGTCGCTGTCCGCGCGCAACGCTTCCACAACCACGACATTCGTTATAAAGAAAGCAAATAAAGCTCAAGTGCCCCCGAATCCTAAGTTAGAAGTTCGTGCGTCTCAAATAAGGCCCAACATCGAGAACACGGAGAAAGGCGAATTTGTGCCCATAAGCGCCGATAAACCTTACGGCTTGGACGTTGAAACTTTTCTACCA aatCATTTTGCAACTTCAACTGGCTTGGGTTTCTCGCAAATGGGAGTTCTTAATGAAATGTCAGAAGCCGAAGTACTCAACAGCATGATGCGCGGTCATGAATCGATGATGGCAGTACTCACAAGTCGTCATCGttctttacaaattatttactcTTTGTGGCACAATAAAGATCTTAAG GCTGCGGTGGAATCTGCTGTGGCAATGAACGATCTTTCAGTTATTGTGGATCTATTGGGGATACTGACATTAAAACC GACTATGTGGAACTTGGATCTCTGTAACTCTCTACTTGGTCCAATTGGTGATCTACTACAAAGTAAATATGAAAT GTACATAACAGTGGGATGTTCGGGGTTGAGATTAATTCTACGAAATTTCGCATCGGTGATCAAGTCGAACGTAGAAGCTCCACTTCACACGATCGGCGTGGAcgtttcgcgagaagaacg ATACCACAAGTGCCTCTCCTGTTACGAGAAGCTCTCGACGATCAGAGGTGTTCTATTGAAGAAACAGACGACACCAGGTAAATTGGGTGCCTTGTTCCGCGAGATGGTCGTATTAATACGAAGTCTCGAGTGA